AGCCATTCAATTCGGCATCACCGCCGAGCAGATCATATCCTACCTTTCCGCGCACGCACACGATCAAATGCACCGCACCGCagctctcaacaacaaaccCGTTCTTCCCCCAACAGTAGTCGATCAAATTCGTCTATGGCAGCTCGAAAACGAGCGTATGAAGACAACAAGCGGGTTCCTGTTCAAGTCCTTCGAGGATGATAGGGAATACAAGGATATCTCAAGATTTGCCGAGGAGGTGGGTGTCTTGGTGTGGAAGAACGATGCTCGACAGATGTTTTTTGCGAGCAAGCACGAACAGATTAGAGACTATATGAAGATTCGCAAGAAGACAGAATGAATACTTTCCGTAAGATTGGAAAAGCGGGGGGTAAGAGATCTACAGCATTGGAGTTTTTGGCGTCGATGGGATAGCTAGGTGGACTCACTAAACGATATTTCAACTCGAAAGGGGGGCCAAGATACGGTTGGCGTTGTGTGACTGCATTTCAGGTTAGAATCAATGAAATTCGGTATCAAGAATGTTCAAATACGATCTGAGCGAATGAAGATTTTGTCAAAGATGTCTCGGCTTAGGGACGAGACTCGAACGAGACTTCTAATAAAAACCAGACAAAATTCATAATAGTCGAAATACTACATTGAATTTGTCCAAATAGTCTAAATTTGTCTAAATAGTCTAAGCTAAGGATTCCTTACACTAAAGTTATCCTAAGCTGTTGTTGAATCTTTCAGATTAAAAGGACAGTCTCGTGTTTCCTTTCACCCTTGCGGCGAAATATTGACATCAAAAAGgatttagttattatagctacAGCATTACCTGCGTTCCTCCATGCCTCTTCAATCATAATACAAACTCGATGATAAAAACAAACAACACATGCTTCGACACCTTGCGCCTCCATCAGGAAACAAATCGCTAACATAGTGTACCACAATGCCAACTGTTGGCTGCAACATGTCCCTTTCAGCTATTATACACTTTAAAATGATCCAAGCAATTTTAGGTGAGCTCAAAACAAAGAGCAATCATTTTTGTCCGTGCTTGTCCTCTTCTCCCGACAAAGAGCATCAGTTGATGGAAACCCGCTTCCCACGTCCTCTAACCGCAGGGGCGAGCTTCGTCTTTCTGGCAATTGGTACGCGCGATTCGCTCATAGCTGGGAggcttcgtcttcctcctttgTTGGGGTTTGTGCCCAAAATCTTGCCCATCAGACTCTTGTCCTCCATGCGACCTCCCTGGGGGAGGAGTTGTGGTTTTCCCACGCGACGGGCATACGACTGCTGCCAGGCTACCAATGACCGGCGTGCCTCGCCTGTAGTACAAAGGCTTTCAAGGTGTTGGAAAATTCGCAGGCATCTAGCATCCTTATTGCATGGTGGGGTGCGAGGCTTTGTTCCAGTTAGGCTTGTAAGTGCCGATGTGGTGGTGGAGTGGGAGAGGTGAGTCGGACGGGAGTTGACAGCCACGCGATCAGTGGTCATTGCGTGGTACTGAAAAGGGTGCCCAGGACTCGAGTCCCAGGCGCTAGCCTCCCCATTGCTGTATTCTTCGGCTAAGAAACGATCATGCAGAGAAACAAAGCGCCCGGACCAATATGCAGATGGTTGTGATGTGGTGATATGGCTGGGGTCTGGTTGTACTTCTGTCGCCGTGGTGCCGGAACTGCTGCTGGATCGGGAAACTAGAGATGCTCGCGACAATCCAAGTcgtgaggttgttgatgcgaATAAGCTacttgttgaagatgcagaCGTTTTGCGGGATGATGGGTCATCGAAATCGCGGGAGGAAGAGAGTTTAGAGTTGAGTGAAGATCGGGAGAAGGATGTTTTAAGATCGCTCAAAACGGCCAATGTTCGTGACTTTGGAAGACGACTTTTGTTCTTCTGAAAGCTGTCCTGGGGATCATGTTCCAGGAGGATTGACTTTTTATGGTTGGACGGGGGGACGTTCTCGTCTTGGACGGCGGACTCGAAGCTCAAGTCCTCATAGATGGAGTGGAATGAGCTGGTTGATGGCAAAGGCTTGATTAGAGCAGCACTCGAAAAGTGCTGATGCGAAGATGAAGTAGTAAGGCCAGACTTCGGGGAGCTCAGGGTTCTTTTTGTTGTAGGCAGATGAAATTTGGTTGTTGGTATGCGGGTctttgttgaagttgagcaaGAGGCTGTGTTCAGGTTGCAACTCGAAGTCGCAGTCAGCCCAGACCTGGCAACTGTAGGGGGACTAGCAAGTGATCCTTGTGCCGAGAAGCTAGCAGAGAGTCGTCGAGTTGCTTTCTTAGCTTCAGCGTTTTCTTTGTCGGACAATGACTCGTCTGAGCCACTGCAGTCTTTGATGGTGGGAACAATAACGAGGATTTCACTTCGAGTGAAGTCGGGGCCTCGAGAGTTCTTGACGGGTCCAACCGGACCAGAAATAACAGGacgcttcttctttcctcgcGAGAAGACATTAGATGGGGTGGGTAGACGAAGTCGTGAAGACGATTTCTGGAAGCCAGTGCTGTTGTTTCGAAAAGCCTCCATTGTTGTTGTAAGTCGCAGCGGAAGCTAAAGGTGATGCTGGCTTTGTTGTTGTATTAGAAAACATGGACTCATTTTGGACGCGTTGCTGGAGACGTCTTGTTTGGTTTGTTTTGATGTGTGGAAGTGAAGTTTTGCCAGTGTTAGTGTCAGGTCGACGGGAGCTTTGGACTTTGCCAGTGACGAACAGTTGACAGCTGCCTTACCTACTTGCCTGCTTGCGCTAGAAGAATTCGTACCCCCAGGGCAGTTCTTCCACTGTCTTATAGAGGAgctactgctgctgttcATTAGAATAGGTAGCGAGCCGGTTGGAAGCTCATTGTGGTCTTGATATCGAGTGCCTGTCTATTCTTTGTCTAAGGCTTCTTATCCAATGCATCGTCTTCGTGGCAACCATCTCAATACCGTCTACAAGTGTCCGTTCGTCTCTCCATTCATACCATTTGTGCTTCCATTACAAAACTCATCATTCCATCCATTGatctcaaactcaaacttGAAGTCGCCTTCTCCCTTTGGCACTGCATTACCATTGCCATCCCAAAGCGCCCGCTCCACCATCGTGACATTACCCTCCCAATCGACCAGAACCACGGTCTGTCGCTGGGTCCCGTACATGCCAGTCTCAAAACCCATGATAGGTGTCGTACTTGGATCCGGTCGTCCTTCGGACATCAGCTCTTCAGCAGCTGCTTGATCGTCTGTCCATTCACCGGGTCCTTTGGCCATGGCCGCTTCCATTGCCTTACGATGCTTTTCGTCGCCGATCAAGGGGATGAAGAcactcttcttgagctcgtgGATATATTCGACGAGACTGGCGTTTTCGTTCCTGGGCAGTGTGTCGTGGCTGAGAACATCAAAGAGGTCCGACACAAAGTCATCCTTGCTTTTCTTATCGGATACAGACTTGTCGATAGCTTCGCGGAATAGCTTCTTGCCCATTTCGATCTTAGGCCATTCTTCTTGTTTCCCTGTCGCATCAAAGGCGGTGTTGCTTAGACCCCAAATCTCACCGCGCTCTTTGGCGACGATGGGCACCTCTTCGACGTTACCGGCCCGGTTGCTTACAATCGCAATACCTTGAGTCTGCTTCCTCAGCTTACCACAAACCATAGAAAAGCCGCCGACGCCCTTAACGCCGTCGTTCTCGACCAGTTTGTGGACGCTGTCCTTGAGGCTCTCTTCGGGTGGTGTTCCCAACCAGGCGGTGACCATACCGCCTCGGCTTTTGGCAGCATGAATAGGATGATTCTGGTCCTGAACATCTGTTTCGCGGTAATTGGTGAGCACGGCTATCAGACCGTCCTTGCTAATGCCCATCCATGTTCCTTTCTCTGCTCGTTGGAGATCCCGTGATGATAAGACTGGTCGACCAGATGTACCATGAGTCCACCAGTGAGGCCGCGATGTCGGCCTAAGAATGAACTCATCCCGATTATCGATGGCGATCAATGCATAATCGGGATGCGCAGTAGTGAGAAGTACGATGCACATGACTTTGGTGGCTTTCCACTAATAAATATGCGTCTCTTGCGTTGTTGGAGTGTGTCTCGGAGAATTTGTCTGTTCCTGAAGTGACGTTGGTGGTTGACGCAAGTGGCATTCATAAATGTTGAACCCTTTGAATGGCTTGCAGTGGGGGGGGACCTCAGCgcctttaagcttaaagacTCCCTAATAAAAAGGTGCCTTGGCGTGTTTGCCTCGTCATGGCAAACACGTCAGTTTCCCTCTAATACGTGTCGTGTTCCTGAGTTGTCCCTCGGTAAGATAGCGTCCCTCACTTGAGTTAGATGCCGAAATGATCTGATGTCGTGGCTCACGGGCTGCGGCGGTCGGCTTCGGGATATCGCCCCTCAGCTCCAGCGAGTTGCGCTGCGGGGAATGGGAACAGCTGAGGCTTGACGTTAGAACGTGGAATGACAATTCCACGTGAAAGACGCCTGATACTTATTGTATGTATATCAATCCTTGGTCGTTTAGATCGATCCAGATTGCCGGGGGTCTCCGGGTCTCAGATCGTTTCTGTTTGTGACTTTGTGTCTGGCAATTTGTCGCCTTATTTATCGCCATTTGAGATCACACCACCCTCGACAACAAATACTTTTTATGTTTGACAATCGAGAGAACTACCATTCATGGACAGGAGAGTTTTTTGTTTGGTGAAGCGGAATATAGTCCCCTCTGTAATTCAATTGCCAAACATGTAGTTGTTTTTGCTCTACAAATGTCATCGTTGACTGTTACTACCTTATTTTCAGATACAGGCCGGTATAAATGCCTAGGTATCATTGAACCTCGACAGAGATGCAATTGCATGACACCAGAAGCAAGGCATGCCGGCCTTCGTGTAACACCACGTGAAATCACACGTGATACTCTAAACCAAGTGAGCTCTTTCGAACGCGACCGGCAACCTCTCGCAATTGTGAGATAAAGTAAGTGAGGCAGCATGAGGCGCTCCCGGCCCTTGCAGCGAAGGTTTTCAAAGGTGGGCCCTGATACTCTGTAGGCTGTCTCGAAATATGCCACTCCCCGGAGCGTTCAAAGTGTGCGCTCTTGAACGGCGCAAGTtgaaagcttatagtaaaattCTGGCGATTCGTTGGTCAGTCCCTTTTTTGCTTCCGAGTTGCGCGCATTTTCAGGGGTAATCGGAAAACTCTAATGAAGCCATGATATCTCGTCTAAGAGCCTCAACTATATGGGTCCCCGTCAATTTCGTATCATAGCCATGATTTTCGTATCAAGTGGGACTCGGCATATTCCCATAGCGAATATCGGTTCTCAATGATATGACGTGGTCCGTATAGTAATTGTACTAATAACAGGATGTTGAACAGCAAGCCACTCATTGCTATGGCCCCGTTTACTTACAAGAACAGCATGCTCGGTCAGAAAGGACTTGGCTAGGCAGCAGAGATTCGCCATGGCTTTCTAGAGGAAGTTAAATGGATTTCCCAAAAAGCCTATAGATGCTCCCATCCATGATTCTGTGTCTCCAGCTCGGAGTGACAAGGAAATGTACCATGGCTGCCATACCAGGGTAACTGCTCTTCTGTTGACCAACTAAACGCGACCGTATTGCCCTTAGGGACTTTGTATATCTATCTCATCCGTATCAACTTTATTGGAGTGAGGGATACAAACATCTCCTCAGTCGAAGCATATAATTGCCATCACTTTCGTCTACCCCTCCAGAGTGATGTTGCCAACTTGCGTATGCCTCTTATCCCGAGTCAAAAGCTTCACTTAGTTCAATATTATACAAGCTTTCATCTCGAGCTTCGTAACGCAATCAAAATGTGCTCATGGCTGTATGTAACAAAAGTTTATCACCGGGGACAGGCAAATATCTTCATACTGTAGTCCTCCCTGACTCAATGATGATCAAAAActttcttcaagaacaagccaaaAAGAACTTTGATCCCCGTGACGTAGGCGATGCCCAATAATCTTAGGGGACTATTCGGGGGTTTATTGTATACTTTACTCAGGAAATGCGCGCAATGTGATGGCTTGCTTCTCAATTGGTAATCGCAGCTGTAGCTTCCTTTACAAACGAAAGTATATCTTTTCCTCTTGTGAATAACTTCCATGTCCTAAACTGTCTTCCCATCCTTTCACTATAAAAGAATTAGTCCCTTGTCTTTattgtctcttttctttactCTTTATCACATCGAAACATCTCAAgtttctcactctcactctcagtcACATAAGAACATTTCAACTTTATCACTTCAAAATATTCCTACCAAACAGTAAGTGAAATCACCCTGATACTCAACTCACTTCTAACCTACCATCAGACATGTCGTCTTTTACACCAATCAACGCTAAGccgttggagaagaagcagggcGCTCCACACGGACACTGCTACTTGTGCGTTGTCACGGGGTCCCCGGGGGAGCCCTGCAAGCACGCAGAGCGACCCGTCGTCGAGAAAGGGGCCAGTGTGGGAAGCTCTAGCAGCACCAACAGTAccaacagcaccagcaccatcatcaacagcggaAAGGTCAACAATCGGAAGATGTGTGCTACATGCAACCGCGAGTACAACATGAGCAACTACAGGGATCACATGAAGATCCACTACCTGGAAGCTCACGGGGTAGCAGCCTGTGTTCCTTGCCAATGCTGCAAGGCCGGAAAGTGCATTGTGGCTCGTTCTCCAAAGGAAATCGAGACGTACGCCTGCATTGGTTGTCTCAAGTCCCATAGAACATGCAGCTTCAATGAGCTTAAGACGAAGCAGGGTGAAAAATGCAAACCCGGAACGCATCCCGCTCTTCTGCACCCGATATAGAAGGCGTGGTTTTGTTGTCTGCAGCTCAGCAGTTGGCGCTATGGTGTTCTGGGAGTTCCTGGCTCATAGAGAAAATGTTAGGACGGATAGGAGGAAAGCGTCCTTTAGGTTTTCTTATTACCATGGTTGATAGCATAGCGAGATCCGATTTGCGGACACAGCACGATGCTTTCTTGAATAAATTACAATGTTCTAAACTGTTTTCTTCCTCCCTTAAGTCATTCATATTTTCCCCTTCCAATCATTCGCTAACTTTCCATGTCTACATTGATCTCGTAGCACCACATCGATTTGGCACTGCGGCATACAGCTTGACTATGTCGGTTGACCAGATTCTATAGAATACATCAGTAGTGGTTCTAATTCTGTAGTATAATATGTTGGTAGTTGCTCTGGTCCTATGATCTCACTCTTATTGCATGTTCATAAAGTTATGCTGCCTCCTTGACGTTCGTTCATTAGCAATAGACACCGTACTTCCGATCTTTAAAGCTTTCTGAATCTGGAAACCTCGTGTCCAGAGCATCCAGCTACCAAGACATCTGCAGACGTTGTCATGATAAGGTAGAGTTTTACGTACACAGTTGTAGAGTTTAGCAACAAGCAAGACGTTTCTATTCACATTCCCCATGCGTTAGACACTTTGGAGCTTGAGACATGCTTTAGGAGGATTTCAACTTTATTTAGGCCAAGGGGACTTGTATGTCTCTACTGTAGCTAAATCTGATGCCGATGTCACACAGAATGACCTTAACAGAAGCAATCATCAAGTGCAGAGCGGGTATATCACCCACCGCTATCGGGCAACTAACAGTACTTGAGCTTCAGAGCAAGTTATCAAGTCTCAAACTGTTCAGTTTCAGCCCTGCATGATCGTCGACTTCTGGAGCAATCGAAAAACCCGGGACTCATCTAGCTATCTCTCCCAAGACTTTAGTCTCTCGATAAGCTGACTATATAGTCAATGAGAACTACTCCAGCTTTGCTATTATATGACTTGACTCTCAAAGTTTTACGCTCAAGTAACTACTAGTACGTCTTGCAGACTAGCACTAGGGCTATATATATCCCTTATGAGGTATTCATTGAGGTGTGTATCTTAAGGTTGTAAGACTTGCTTGTATCCCTAAAGCGTGCAGCTCGTGGGCCTTCTCTTGTCTATAGGTGCATCACTGCCGATAAGGTTGACGTCTATAGACTCTTGGCTCTCTCGCATCGTTCCCTTGACGTCTAGCACATCTCTTACACAAAGTACGAGTGATGTAGAAAAGGGTCATGATAGTGCAGCGCCTTGGTGACTCCACTTCGCATACTTATACAAATTGCCGTCGGACTTGGTGATTATATGTATATCTCTTGAAATTATATGTACATGCTTAGAAAGGAGGTATAACACAAGGAGGATAGTTGCGACATTGTTCATGTAAGTGTCCTTAAACCATTTGTCGGCTGAGTGTGAAACCCCATTTGTCTTGCTATCAAACATCGCTCTTTGTAGAGAACAAGTACTGCCATCCAACGTGCAAGATAATTCATGAAATTTAGTGTTGAAGTTGCCATGGACACAGGAGTATGAACGAGCGAACACCACATCATCCTCTACTCACGGCCAAGACATGATTTGCGGTCACTTCAATCTGGAGGAAATCCATAACGGTTGATGTCCGAGACTAGGCGGTGCCTGAGGTATCGCAGTTGAAGCTTCGCAGTGTCCCTTCACCGAAGGGAAATTTACGGGCTCTCAGACGCTACTCCAAGGCTTCTTAGGTCGTCGTAGGCCTACCTCAAGCAATACTGATTCGCCCCTTGCCAATTCACCTGTGACTCTCTCCTCAGCACGTTGTGTCCTACGATGCCCTCACATTGGTCGACCCGACAACTGTTCAAGCCTCTTGACGGACATCCAGCCTCTACTATCACCAATAATCTTCAGCAAACCTGGTCAACCGTTGACTACTAAACATATCACCAATATTCCAACCTCCATTTAGACAAAGGCGTGTCGCTATCACGGATATCAACCCGGTCTTCCATCCCATTTGCTGACATCGCCACCATTCACCAGCACCGTGAATGACATTTCACAAGGCTGTGCCTCTTACCCCGCGGTTTTGTATTGGCTCTCGACATGTGAAGTGCTTGCCTCACGCGAGATATTGCCTGGCGCGACACGTTTCGCGTATCAGAAATCTGAGATATCGCGTGTGCGTCATCGTGAGCTCCCTCTTGCGCGCTGCTGCCTATCACATATCCTGGTGCATTAGGACTCTGCTCAAATGACTTGTACCAAGGAGGAGGTAAGGCAGTTGATTCGATGGCCGGTTTGACATATCGGTGTGGCTGTGTCAGGGGCTTCCATGATGTGCTGGCCAACTATTCAAACTCACGAGCGTTTTGCGATAAAGTGTGACTCATTTGTGTAGGCTTGTCGGTAGCCATTAATCCTTAAGGAAAGAATAAATAGTTGATTTGTTGGGGATTTTGTCAGGTCATGCTAAACGGGGGGCGAAAGATGCCCAATCGCCAAAGAAGCATTGGATGTAAATTGAGTGGCGGGGGACTCGTTGATGAAATGGCAGGATGGGCCTGATTTAGGCAGCAGGGGACACGGTCATTCTTATCAGTCACAGACGAGCAATAATTGTCATTCAAATGATTCACTTTTGAGGTTTGATATCGTCCTACGTCACTTGAAATAATTAGGCTCACAAACTGTCACGTCACGTCAGCCCGATGAGAAAATGGGGCCGCACGAGGGATCCAGAAAATCGGGAACCACGGGGTCTCTCTGCAGGACCCATCTCATGCCTcccgctgccgctgccgctgccgctgccgtgCGCGGGCTCCAGCCCAGACCCGAATCGGACCCCCGTTGTGGCGGACCCGGCCGAGTGGTTGTGGCTGGACCCTCGAAATGCACAGCCACATCCCACGTGGCTAGTACTAGTAAGGTAGTCATGCAATGGAGGGGTGCGTGTTGGAACCAAAAAAAATCACCACTATGATTTTGAGGCCTACTGGCCAATGTTACTATTCTCACGAGCAAATGATGTGTAAGCGCTGAGGTGGTCATAACCTTGGCAGCAGACCACCTCTTCACATGCCATACTGAGGGATCATGATGAATATCACGAACTAATAGACCTTATCACGACTTTCTCACTTCCTCCTCCGCTCGCCCTGTCATTTCGATTTGCGAATATTCATTCTGTGGTCTAGGGTTggttacctacctactgCAACCGTGCAGCATCGCATAAACAACACAGGGCTTTATGTCGACCCCCCTTGCTCTCCTCTGGCCATGCCCTAATCTCGCCATTGGTGCATAGCCTATGCTTTTCCTAAAACTGAGATGTGATGTGACGTGTGAAAGAGCGGGAACATGTCGTTCTGGTTCCCGAGCTGCAGATTGTGCTAATGCATCCATTGGCCGGATCTTATTTGTTCTACGGCCGGACCCGAAAGGGCCCAGCACCCAAAGCATCCATCCTGTACCCTCGAGGCATGGACAACGCAGACAACACCACCTTTCAGAGAACCGCTGGGCATGAACGCGCCTGAGCCTTGAACTGGAGGGGCTCACCTCACGTAtgactcttctcttctcccctcTCTGCTATTCTTCTTGTCCACGAGACTACCGGGATCAGACTATTCTAGGCTTCTACTTCGTCACCGACAACTGGAAAAATCTAGCTATAATACTCCATCGTGATGCAGCACAGCAGGGCGTTGGCGCTCCAACAGAAGACATGTCAAAAGAGAccctcttttaaaatatgCAATGCATGCAGCTGCGTGTCTTTGCCCTAATGGCCTCGCAGCACACCTTAAGCGCTCTCATGCATTTGGAGAAGAGATTTTTCCAGTGcgaaggaaagaaaaaagaaaaagcaatgTTGTATCAAGAGTGATCGCCCTTGTCAACCAAAGTGGAGGACGCTATAGCGGGCACTGCATTCTAGTTCCGCGATCTTTAAAACGGCGGTGTTGCTGCGGTGTGCTTTTTTGATCGTCGGcgcttgatcttgtcttgtgtTAGCGGAAGGGTTACATCTGCAACGGCTTCAAGTCTAGTCAGAATGTAATGTAATGTATATGTAaatgtatgtatgtgtatATCTTGAGCATTAGAAAACACTAGAGAAGCAACTTTACTGCACGCCATGATACTGGCAACATGCAGATTTCCTACCGTAGTACACACACACAGTTTCTCTCTGagccttcatcaacaacaacaacgttTCACTGAGAGCCGCGATGGATCTGTGGGATCCTGCATACGTCACTATGCGGCCAGCTTCTGGTCCTTGTATACCTTCAGCCTTGGCCGTTTTGCGTCCACGTCGTGATCTAGGTCTCGGGGAGCTGCAGGGCGATGGAGTCcgtctttttttctctttctctctcgaGTCCTGCCTGTCCTTGAAGCGCTGTGCTCCCTCTGATAGCGGCCCGTCTTTACAAAAGGGCCCCGCGATGGTGCATCCCCATTAACGGCACGCACCCGAGCAACGGGCACCGTCTTTTGCAAGAGTCGGTGAGGAAGGCagagagggaaaaaaaaacgCTGAAAAAGACCGCCTTGTTGTTATAGCGTCCGCAGTAGGGTTGGCTAGGCTgttggagggggaggggaaACCTGGAAAACTTGTTGCCAAGGACCATTGATTTTTTTCGAATTTATTTTTGGAGGGGCATTGACTTTGTTGTTTGGATATCGTCGCTTGACGCAGCGAATAGAGGAGAGCTGTTGTGTAAGGATAAGTCAAAAAGCACCAGGGTTCTGCAGACGCATATCCGCCATGCAAAAGTCCTGatcgaaagaagagaagagctcATTCTGTTGTTCTATCGTGCCCCTCCATCACTTACACGCCGGGGGTAGTACCCTCTCCCGCCTCCCCTCTATCGTGAAGCTTGGTTGATGGTGGTGCACACAGCAACGTGTCTGCGTATGTATGTCTGCGTCTGCGTCTGTGTCTACTAGACAAGGCAGTGCGTGTGGTGGATGCCAATCGGCTTCTAACTTGGGGTGCATGGCGGGACCGATATGACGGGGCCGCGGGTTTGTTTGGACATCAATACAGCAAACCAAAGGGTATATGCATCGAGCTGCAGACACTGTCAGCGCCAGCATCAAGGGAAGGGATAGCTATGAGTCACCGGCTCATCCACTCGGAGGGCCATTGAGGACAGTATCGGTCAAGAATGGCAATAACAATCGACAGGGCCGGATATCGAGCGATGGGACGGATCAGTCATTTCAAAGTGCGGCAAAGCTGTTAGACAGAGAGCAAGGCTGTCGTAGACTCCATCAATAAAGGAAGGCATCTCGCGATGAAAATTTATCCTTGAAGTAAGAAAAAAGGCAAAATATTCATGTTCGACAAGGGTGATCGAGGATTGCATGGAACAAGGATGGCATTGGGGATTGGAAGTCCACCTCAATGGCCGCCAACAACAAGGCCGACGACATTGTACGCCGCGAGGGCGTGTGCGTCTTGATGTTGGACATacatatccatatccatcCATGCATTCGTCAGAAGCCATTGAGAAAAGGATGCAATTCTGATGCTCTTTGAAACAATAGCTGAAGAGCAAAACACACCGACCAAGACATACATACTCCAGACTTTTCAAACCTTCAGACCACAGACAAACTGTTGATGCCCAAAAATGTCCATCGCAAtaatcttcctcctctgttGCTCTGTCAAAACCAAGACCAACACCATGTTTATTATCCGTATTCTGAGATAAACACAACGGACAGTCCTAGATAATTTTAAACCTGGACTCGGTTGTGTACCTACCACATGCCGACAGGGAAACTCGCAATGACAAGGGGGGCAAGGCttctcttattattattagcgtATGAAACATGGTGCCCAGCAGCAAGCACAGGATAGCGTTGGGCCGcgatttttttttaattcaTTGCCAGGCCCAAAAGGGGGCGTGCGGGGGGAGTGTAAGTTATAAGTGACCCATTGTCTCTGGCCTTAATCTCGGGCCCcaggtcaaggccaaggtgaAGGAAGCTCAGACCGAACGCCCGGGTCTCTCTTGTTATTGAGTGTCGACTGTGTACACACTGTACAGGCGCATTCTTGACCCTTTTCCTGAAGGGCTGTGCTGGCTTGCGCTGCGTTGTCGTGGGTGCTTTAATGTGTTGGTCTTATTGCCAGGACCAAGTGCACAGCCCATCCCGTGTAATCTGGTGGGAAATCCTTGTCTCAGAGCTGCACATTGACCGATTTTTGTCAAATATTTAAGATTGTGGGCACACGCACACAAAAATAATTTTGTCAAAATGGAAAATGTCATGAAAATATCATCAGTCCTGCAATAATAGTAGCAACACGGTACACCGACGACAGACTGGGGTTGAAGCTGGGCAATGTTTGACGCAGACTCCATCCGGCTGTTGTCCGCCATCCGCGAATCCACAGAAGAGAGCTTCTAGAGAAACTCTCGAGCCTCTGAAAGGCCAGAATCGTCTCCCCGCGTACCCATTACCCATTTGAGGACTCCGTCCTCATGTCTGGATCGCTCAGCCGCTGTCATTGTGGGTGCCTTTACGGAGTAGCATCGGCCATTAGGGCAAATGTCGTCGGTGCAAAGGCCGCTAGACCTCAGTGACCGAATTCTGGGACTCAGGCACGCGTTTTGCACCATGACCAGGGGGAGTCAGTAGTCTGTCTAGTCAGTCATCTTGGACGGGAAGTCAGGGTCCCCCTAGACACGCCCGTCCAGACTCTATCCCCCCTGGCAATGACCACAAGTCCACAACTGCAAGCTCCGAGGCCTGTTGACTCCGGCTCCAGGAATTCTTA
The window above is part of the Fusarium musae strain F31 chromosome 6, whole genome shotgun sequence genome. Proteins encoded here:
- a CDS encoding hypothetical protein (EggNog:ENOG41); protein product: MCIVLLTTAHPDYALIAIDNRDEFILRPTSRPHWWTHGTSGRPVLSSRDLQRAEKGTWMGISKDGLIAVLTNYRETDVQDQNHPIHAAKSRGGMVTAWLGTPPEESLKDSVHKLVENDGVKGVGGFSMVCGKLRKQTQGIAIVSNRAGNVEEVPIVAKERGEIWGLSNTAFDATGKQEEWPKIEMGKKLFREAIDKSVSDKKSKDDFVSDLFDVLSHDTLPRNENASLVEYIHELKKSVFIPLIGDEKHRKAMEAAMAKGPGEWTDDQAAAEELMSEGRPDPSTTPIMGFETGMYGTQRQTVVLVDWEGNVTMVERALWDGNGNAVPKGEGDFKFEFEINGWNDEFCNGSTNGMNGETNGHL